A window of Amycolatopsis australiensis contains these coding sequences:
- a CDS encoding pentapeptide repeat-containing protein has protein sequence MLETGEDYRDAVLSGQWWEKRRFTGCDFTGADLSGLRTRGCTFDDCVFSRADLSRSRHDASAFRSCTFDRAVLVESRWTACSLLGSSFAECGFAGLALTECDLSLASLAKARLRKLGLSGLRLREANLTEADLTGADLRDSDLTGARLHGAKFDGADLRGARLDANGLVQADLRGAGVDVETAIAFAAAHGLVVR, from the coding sequence GTGCTGGAGACGGGGGAGGACTACCGCGACGCGGTGTTGTCCGGGCAGTGGTGGGAAAAGCGCCGGTTCACCGGATGCGACTTCACCGGGGCGGACCTGAGCGGCCTGCGGACCCGTGGCTGCACGTTCGACGACTGCGTGTTCAGCCGCGCCGACCTGTCCCGCTCGCGGCACGACGCGTCGGCGTTCCGCTCGTGCACGTTCGACCGCGCGGTGCTCGTCGAAAGCCGTTGGACGGCGTGCTCGCTGCTCGGCTCTTCGTTCGCCGAGTGCGGCTTCGCCGGGCTCGCGCTCACCGAGTGCGACCTCTCGCTGGCGTCGCTGGCGAAGGCGCGGCTGCGCAAGCTCGGGCTGTCGGGCCTGCGGTTGCGCGAAGCCAACCTCACCGAGGCCGATCTGACCGGCGCCGACCTGCGCGACAGTGACCTGACCGGCGCCCGCCTGCACGGCGCGAAGTTCGACGGCGCTGATCTGCGCGGTGCGCGTCTCGACGCCAACGGCCTGGTCCAAGCCGACCTGCGCGGGGCGGGCGTCGACGTCGAGACGGCGATCGCGTTCGCCGCGGCCCACGGGCTCGTGGTCCGGTGA
- a CDS encoding class I SAM-dependent methyltransferase, translating to MPDHAFADHELAALYDALNPRESSGDYEFYFPMLMAAGSVLDVGCGTGSLLHWARESGHRGRLVGIDPAAGMLAQARRRDDVEWVHGDLSTATWDSEFDFAVMTGHAFQVLLTDEELRTAFAAIQRALKPGGRLGFDTRNPAARAWERWTPSHVWEAVTADGVPVRSWNDAGPFENGYVHFTTTFESPAWDAPRFSESTLRFLDVPSLAAFVAEAGLVIEQQYGYWDRTPVTDASPEIITIVRRPLT from the coding sequence GTGCCCGACCACGCCTTCGCCGACCACGAGCTCGCCGCGCTGTACGACGCGCTGAACCCGCGTGAGAGCAGCGGCGACTACGAGTTCTACTTCCCGATGCTCATGGCCGCCGGGTCGGTGCTGGACGTCGGCTGCGGCACCGGTTCGCTGCTGCACTGGGCGCGCGAGTCCGGCCACCGCGGACGGCTCGTCGGCATCGATCCCGCCGCGGGGATGCTCGCCCAGGCCCGCCGCCGGGACGACGTCGAATGGGTGCACGGCGATTTGTCGACTGCCACCTGGGACAGCGAGTTCGACTTCGCCGTGATGACCGGCCACGCGTTCCAGGTACTGCTGACCGATGAGGAGCTGCGCACGGCCTTCGCGGCGATCCAGCGCGCGCTCAAGCCCGGCGGCCGCTTGGGGTTCGACACCCGCAACCCCGCGGCCCGCGCCTGGGAGCGGTGGACGCCTTCGCACGTCTGGGAGGCCGTCACGGCCGACGGCGTCCCGGTCCGTTCGTGGAACGACGCCGGGCCGTTCGAAAACGGCTACGTCCACTTCACGACGACGTTCGAGAGCCCGGCGTGGGACGCGCCCCGGTTCAGCGAAAGCACCCTGCGGTTCCTCGACGTTCCGTCGCTGGCCGCGTTCGTCGCCGAAGCCGGCCTGGTGATCGAGCAGCAGTACGGCTACTGGGACCGCACGCCGGTGACCGACGCGAGCCCGGAGATCATCACGATCGTCCGCCGTCCGCTCACCTGA
- a CDS encoding error-prone DNA polymerase, translating into MGWNNPPVRWKDLARTLAGGVPPGDHGDSPAWSRHRETYQRPHDLPARRNDDGAETVRVPYAELHCHSNFSFLDGASHPEELVEEAARLELDAIALTDHDGMYGVVRFAEAARELGVNTVFGTELSFGLPKPQNGVADPEGEHLLLLARGDQGYRALCRAITAGQIHEKAEKGRPRYDLDAVAEEVAGQCVVLTGCRKGAVRSALVTHGPAAAAEKLKELVDRFGRDHVYVELTDHRQPLDSTHNDLLTELARDLGVPTVATTAAHYARPERAPLADALAAIRARRGIDELEGWLPAAGTAFLRSGAEMDVLFRRYPGAVRRAALLGMECAFPLQLIAPKLPPFDVPAGETEATYLRKLTKEGAEERFGGKDHEEKANAQIEHELAIIEELGFPGYFLIVWDIVRFCNEHHILCQGRGSAANSAVCYALGITKVDSVAYGLLFERFLAPDRDGYPDIDLDIESDRREEAIQYVFEKHGRLRTAQVANVITYRGRSAVRDAARALGYSPGQQDAWSKQIDRWGSLRSTEKDHDHDIPDEVVQLAFALEDFPRHLGIHSGGMVMCQEPVSQVVPVEWARMAGRSVIQWEKEDCAAAGLVKFDLLGLGMLSALHYMLDLVAEYKGEKIDLAELDLTDENIYEMLGRADAIGVFQVESRAQLATLPRLKPKKFYDLAVEVALIRPGPIQGGSVHPYIRRQQGREEWDYDHPLLATALEKTLGVPLFQEQMMQIALDVANFTAAEADQLRHAMGSKRSDRKMDRLRQRFLDGATANGVERELAEKIFLKLKAFANFGFPESHALSFAHLVFSSAYFKYYHPDAFLAGLLRAQPMGFYSPQSLVADARRHGVTVHGPDINRSLPHATLEAGTGKFHDVRTGLSTVRMIGEDVAKRIVAERTENGEYRDLADVARRVRLTTPQLEALATAGAFSCFGGDRRQALWTAGAVAGERPEKLPGLVGGSAPVLPGMDGLDVAAADVWATGVSPGSYPTEFIRDRLDELGVVPASGLADLEDGARVLIGGAVTHRQRPATAAGVTFLNIEDETGMVNVICTLGLWQRYHRVARASPALLIRGVVEKADGVVSVLAHRVEPLPMRIKAKSRDFR; encoded by the coding sequence ATGGGCTGGAACAACCCACCAGTCCGGTGGAAGGACCTCGCCCGCACCCTCGCCGGCGGGGTACCACCCGGCGATCACGGCGACAGCCCCGCCTGGAGCCGTCACCGCGAGACCTACCAGCGCCCCCACGACCTCCCGGCGCGGCGCAACGACGACGGCGCCGAAACCGTCCGCGTGCCCTACGCCGAGCTGCACTGTCACTCCAACTTCAGCTTCCTCGACGGCGCCAGCCACCCCGAAGAGCTCGTCGAGGAAGCCGCGCGGCTGGAACTCGACGCCATCGCCCTCACCGACCACGACGGCATGTACGGTGTCGTCCGCTTCGCCGAAGCCGCGCGGGAACTCGGGGTCAACACCGTCTTCGGCACCGAACTCAGCTTCGGGCTCCCCAAGCCGCAGAACGGCGTCGCCGACCCCGAAGGTGAGCACCTCCTGCTGCTCGCCCGCGGCGACCAGGGCTACCGGGCCCTCTGCCGCGCCATCACCGCCGGGCAGATCCACGAGAAGGCCGAAAAGGGCCGCCCGCGTTACGACCTCGACGCCGTCGCCGAGGAGGTCGCCGGGCAGTGCGTCGTCCTCACCGGGTGCCGGAAGGGTGCCGTGCGCTCGGCCCTCGTCACGCACGGCCCGGCCGCCGCCGCCGAAAAGCTCAAGGAACTCGTCGACCGCTTCGGCCGTGACCACGTCTACGTCGAGCTCACCGACCACCGCCAGCCGCTCGACAGCACGCACAACGACCTCCTGACCGAACTCGCGCGCGACCTCGGCGTGCCGACCGTCGCCACCACCGCCGCGCACTACGCCCGGCCCGAACGCGCCCCGCTGGCCGATGCGCTCGCCGCCATCCGCGCCCGCCGTGGCATCGACGAGCTCGAAGGCTGGCTTCCCGCCGCCGGGACGGCGTTCCTGCGCAGCGGCGCCGAAATGGACGTCCTGTTCCGGCGCTACCCCGGCGCCGTCCGCCGCGCGGCTCTCCTCGGCATGGAATGCGCGTTCCCGCTCCAGCTGATCGCCCCGAAGCTGCCGCCCTTCGACGTTCCGGCGGGCGAAACCGAGGCGACCTACCTCAGGAAACTCACCAAAGAAGGCGCTGAAGAACGCTTCGGCGGCAAAGACCACGAGGAAAAGGCGAACGCCCAGATCGAGCACGAGCTGGCGATCATCGAGGAACTCGGGTTCCCCGGCTACTTCCTGATCGTCTGGGACATCGTGCGGTTCTGCAACGAACACCACATCCTCTGCCAGGGCCGCGGGTCGGCGGCGAACTCGGCCGTCTGCTACGCGCTCGGCATCACGAAGGTCGACTCCGTCGCGTACGGCCTGCTCTTCGAGCGTTTCCTCGCCCCGGACCGCGACGGCTACCCCGACATCGACCTCGACATCGAGTCCGACCGCCGTGAGGAAGCCATCCAGTACGTCTTCGAAAAGCACGGCCGCCTGAGAACCGCCCAGGTCGCGAACGTCATCACCTATCGCGGGCGCTCCGCCGTCCGTGACGCGGCGAGAGCGCTGGGCTACTCGCCGGGCCAGCAGGACGCCTGGAGCAAGCAGATCGACCGCTGGGGGTCCCTGCGCAGCACGGAAAAGGATCACGACCACGACATCCCGGACGAGGTCGTGCAGCTGGCGTTCGCGCTCGAGGACTTCCCGCGCCACCTCGGCATCCACTCCGGCGGGATGGTCATGTGCCAGGAGCCGGTGAGCCAGGTCGTGCCGGTCGAGTGGGCGCGGATGGCGGGCCGCAGCGTCATCCAGTGGGAGAAGGAGGACTGCGCGGCCGCCGGGCTCGTCAAGTTCGACCTGCTCGGCCTGGGGATGCTGTCGGCGCTGCACTACATGCTCGACCTCGTCGCCGAGTACAAGGGCGAGAAGATCGACCTCGCCGAGCTCGACCTCACCGACGAGAACATCTACGAGATGCTCGGGCGTGCCGACGCGATCGGCGTGTTCCAGGTCGAAAGCCGCGCACAGCTGGCGACGCTGCCCCGCCTGAAACCCAAGAAGTTCTACGACCTCGCCGTCGAAGTCGCGTTGATCCGGCCCGGCCCGATCCAGGGCGGCTCGGTGCACCCGTACATCCGCCGCCAGCAGGGCCGCGAAGAGTGGGACTACGACCACCCGCTGCTCGCGACAGCGCTGGAAAAGACCCTCGGCGTGCCGCTGTTCCAGGAGCAGATGATGCAGATCGCGCTCGACGTCGCGAACTTCACCGCGGCGGAGGCCGACCAGCTGCGGCACGCGATGGGGTCGAAACGCTCGGACCGCAAGATGGACCGGCTGCGGCAGCGGTTCCTCGACGGCGCCACCGCGAACGGCGTCGAGCGCGAACTGGCCGAGAAGATCTTCCTGAAGCTCAAGGCGTTCGCGAACTTCGGCTTCCCGGAGAGCCACGCGCTGAGCTTCGCGCACCTGGTGTTTTCCAGCGCCTACTTCAAGTACTACCACCCGGACGCGTTCCTGGCGGGGCTGCTGCGCGCGCAGCCGATGGGGTTCTACTCGCCGCAGTCGCTGGTCGCCGACGCGCGGCGCCACGGCGTCACCGTGCACGGCCCGGACATCAACCGCAGCCTGCCGCACGCGACGCTGGAAGCGGGCACGGGGAAGTTCCACGACGTGCGCACCGGGCTCAGCACCGTGCGGATGATCGGCGAAGACGTCGCGAAGCGGATCGTGGCCGAGCGGACCGAAAACGGCGAGTACCGCGACCTGGCCGACGTCGCGCGCCGGGTGCGGCTGACCACTCCGCAGCTCGAGGCGCTGGCCACGGCCGGCGCGTTCTCGTGCTTCGGCGGCGACCGGCGGCAGGCGCTGTGGACCGCGGGCGCGGTCGCCGGGGAACGCCCGGAAAAGCTGCCGGGCCTGGTCGGCGGCTCGGCGCCGGTGCTGCCCGGCATGGACGGCCTCGACGTCGCGGCGGCGGACGTCTGGGCGACCGGGGTGTCGCCGGGCAGCTACCCGACCGAGTTCATCCGCGACCGCCTCGACGAGCTCGGCGTCGTCCCGGCGAGCGGGCTGGCCGACCTCGAAGACGGCGCCCGCGTGCTGATCGGCGGCGCGGTGACGCACCGGCAGCGCCCGGCGACGGCGGCCGGGGTCACGTTCCTCAACATCGAGGACGAGACGGGGATGGTGAACGTGATCTGCACGCTCGGCCTGTGGCAGCGCTACCACCGCGTCGCGCGCGCCAGCCCGGCACTGCTGATCCGCGGGGTCGTGGAGAAGGCCGACGGCGTGGTGAGCGTGCTCGCCCACCGCGTCGAGCCGCTGCCGATGCGGATCAAGGCGAAGTCGCGGGACTTCAGGTGA
- a CDS encoding DNA polymerase Y family protein: MLVLWCPDWPVVAAAAVDGVSVTVPAAVFSANRVVASNAPARRNGVRRGMRRREAQSNCPDLAVFGADDGRDARLFEAVALAVEGLVVGVEVVRPGLVAVPVSGAAAYFGGEHALVERLVDEVSAAAGVECQVGVAEGLFAATLAARRGEFVEPGRVAEFLAPLPITELDQPGADRAELVDLLRRLGLRTLGAFADLPERDVVTRFGTPGLLAHRLARGRSERPPLRRSPPPELTVTEEFDPVVERVDVAAFLAKGLATRFCAGLAGHGLACTRLGIYAVTEDGEHLGRAWRCAEPLTPAGVADRLRWQFEGWLRAAPGRRPTSGVVRLRLEPEETVEGRSLQLDLWRNGRSDEDDERAARAFVRVQGLLGPEGVLTPLLDGGRDPAGRVRLVPWGDPRERTTPADATWPGRLPAPSPATVLDRPVPAQVVDAEGRPVGVTERDQLTATPRGLSITGGPPRAVVGWAGPWPLAGDRRRPGPRRARVQLLVAGEADDPPEAVLVHCAGTENPLWTVEGVYD; encoded by the coding sequence ATGCTCGTCCTCTGGTGCCCCGACTGGCCCGTGGTCGCCGCCGCCGCGGTTGACGGGGTTTCCGTCACCGTGCCCGCTGCCGTCTTCAGTGCCAACCGTGTCGTCGCCAGCAACGCCCCTGCCCGGCGGAACGGCGTCCGGCGGGGCATGCGGCGGCGGGAAGCGCAGTCGAACTGTCCCGACCTCGCCGTCTTCGGCGCCGATGACGGCCGCGACGCGCGGCTCTTCGAAGCCGTCGCGCTGGCCGTCGAGGGGCTTGTCGTCGGGGTCGAGGTTGTCCGGCCCGGGCTCGTTGCCGTTCCCGTCTCCGGGGCCGCCGCGTACTTCGGCGGTGAACATGCCCTCGTCGAACGGCTCGTCGACGAGGTTTCGGCCGCCGCCGGCGTCGAATGCCAGGTCGGCGTCGCCGAAGGGCTTTTCGCCGCGACGCTCGCCGCCCGGCGTGGGGAGTTCGTCGAACCCGGGCGTGTCGCCGAGTTCCTCGCTCCGCTGCCGATCACCGAACTCGACCAGCCCGGCGCCGACCGCGCGGAACTCGTCGACCTCCTGCGCCGGCTCGGCCTGCGGACGCTCGGCGCCTTCGCGGACCTGCCCGAACGCGACGTCGTCACCCGGTTCGGCACTCCGGGGCTGCTCGCGCACCGGCTGGCACGGGGACGCTCCGAACGTCCGCCGCTGCGCCGCAGCCCGCCGCCGGAGCTGACGGTGACCGAGGAGTTCGACCCGGTCGTCGAGCGGGTCGACGTCGCGGCCTTCCTCGCCAAGGGCCTCGCCACGCGGTTCTGCGCGGGTCTCGCCGGCCACGGCCTGGCCTGCACCCGGCTCGGCATCTACGCGGTCACCGAAGACGGTGAACACCTCGGCCGCGCGTGGCGGTGCGCGGAACCGCTGACACCCGCCGGCGTCGCCGACCGCCTGCGCTGGCAGTTCGAAGGCTGGCTGCGCGCCGCACCGGGCCGGCGTCCGACGTCCGGCGTCGTGCGGCTGCGGCTGGAACCCGAGGAGACCGTCGAGGGCCGTTCGCTGCAGCTCGACCTGTGGCGCAACGGCCGCTCCGACGAGGACGACGAACGCGCGGCGCGAGCGTTCGTGCGCGTCCAGGGCCTGCTCGGGCCGGAAGGCGTGCTGACGCCACTGCTCGACGGCGGCCGCGACCCGGCGGGCCGGGTCCGCCTGGTGCCCTGGGGCGACCCGCGCGAACGGACGACACCGGCGGACGCGACGTGGCCGGGGCGCCTGCCGGCTCCGTCCCCGGCGACGGTCCTGGACCGCCCGGTACCCGCGCAGGTCGTCGACGCCGAGGGCAGGCCGGTGGGCGTCACCGAACGCGACCAGCTGACGGCGACCCCGCGCGGGCTGAGCATCACCGGCGGGCCGCCTCGCGCGGTCGTGGGCTGGGCGGGGCCGTGGCCGCTGGCGGGCGACCGCCGAAGACCGGGCCCGCGACGCGCGCGGGTGCAGCTGCTGGTCGCCGGCGAGGCGGACGACCCGCCGGAAGCGGTGCTGGTGCACTGCGCGGGCACGGAAAATCCACTGTGGACGGTCGAGGGAGTGTACGACTGA
- a CDS encoding GNAT family N-acetyltransferase, with amino-acid sequence MELTEGRPEDCPELLVLQRCCWVQEAILNDTLDIPALHETLEEVRDWTKTWSVWVLRDGHRLVGAVRARLDGDRWELGRLMVAPDLAGRGLGRRLLEHAEAQAPAEARRFALFTGARSTRNITLYQRAGYRLTDAAAAGGHIRGAVYLEKPVTQREKTGPPA; translated from the coding sequence GTGGAGCTCACCGAAGGCCGGCCCGAAGACTGTCCGGAACTGCTCGTCCTGCAACGCTGCTGCTGGGTCCAGGAGGCCATCCTCAACGACACCCTGGACATCCCCGCGCTGCACGAAACCCTCGAAGAAGTCCGCGACTGGACGAAGACGTGGTCGGTCTGGGTCCTGCGCGACGGGCACCGGCTGGTCGGCGCCGTCCGCGCCCGCCTCGACGGTGACCGCTGGGAACTGGGCAGGCTGATGGTCGCCCCGGACCTCGCCGGACGCGGGCTGGGCCGCCGCCTGCTCGAGCACGCCGAAGCGCAGGCTCCCGCCGAGGCCCGCCGGTTCGCTCTGTTCACCGGCGCCCGCAGCACCCGCAACATCACGCTCTACCAGCGGGCCGGCTACCGGCTCACCGACGCGGCCGCGGCGGGCGGGCACATCCGCGGCGCCGTGTACCTGGAGAAACCCGTCACCCAGCGCGAGAAAACCGGTCCGCCCGCCTGA
- the purH gene encoding bifunctional phosphoribosylaminoimidazolecarboxamide formyltransferase/IMP cyclohydrolase has translation MSTDLGRRPVRRALIGVSDKAGLLDLATGLHAAGVEIVSTGGTAKVIADAGVPVTPVEEVTGFPESLDGRVKTLHPRVHAGLLADQGNPDHVEQLRKLGIAAFDLLVVNLYPFAQTVASGASPEDCVENIDIGGPAMVRAAAKNHGSVAVVVDPARYGWVLERVAGGGFDFDDRKRLAAQAYAHTAAYDTAVASWFANVYAPADDSGFPDYLGASWQRGDVLRYGENPHQKAALYKSDRPGLAHAEQLHGKAMSYNNYVDTDAARRAAFDFTEPAVAIIKHANPCGIAVGVDVAEAHRKAHACDPVSAYGGVIATNRPVSREAAEQIAEVFTEVVLAPDFDAEALEILQRKKNIRLLKLPATDASPVEFRPISGGVLVQTVDAIDAPGDDPASWTLATGTPADERTLRDLEFAWRSLRAVKSNAILLAADGATVGVGMGQVNRVDSSRLAVSRAGDRAKGSVGASDAYFPFPDGLEVLAEAGVRAIVQPGGSIRDPEVIAAAEKAGVTMYLTGTRHFAH, from the coding sequence GTGAGCACTGACCTGGGACGGCGCCCGGTCCGCCGGGCGCTGATCGGCGTCTCGGACAAGGCGGGCCTGCTGGACCTCGCGACCGGCCTGCACGCGGCCGGCGTCGAGATCGTCTCCACGGGCGGCACGGCGAAGGTCATCGCCGACGCCGGTGTCCCGGTCACGCCGGTCGAAGAGGTCACCGGCTTCCCCGAGTCGCTGGACGGCCGCGTGAAGACGCTGCACCCGCGCGTGCACGCCGGCCTGCTGGCCGACCAGGGCAACCCCGACCACGTCGAGCAGCTGCGCAAGCTCGGCATCGCGGCGTTCGACCTGCTGGTGGTGAACCTGTACCCGTTCGCGCAGACCGTCGCGTCCGGCGCGAGCCCCGAGGACTGCGTCGAGAACATCGACATCGGCGGTCCCGCGATGGTCCGCGCGGCGGCGAAGAACCACGGCAGTGTCGCGGTCGTCGTCGACCCGGCCCGCTACGGCTGGGTGCTGGAGCGCGTCGCCGGCGGCGGCTTCGACTTCGACGACCGCAAGCGGCTCGCGGCCCAGGCGTACGCCCACACGGCGGCGTACGACACGGCGGTGGCGTCGTGGTTCGCCAACGTCTACGCGCCCGCGGACGACTCCGGCTTCCCGGACTACCTCGGCGCGAGCTGGCAGCGTGGCGACGTCCTGCGCTACGGCGAGAACCCGCACCAGAAGGCCGCGCTGTACAAGAGCGACCGGCCCGGCTTGGCGCACGCCGAGCAGCTGCACGGCAAGGCCATGTCGTACAACAACTACGTCGACACCGACGCCGCGCGCCGCGCCGCGTTCGACTTCACCGAGCCCGCCGTCGCGATCATCAAGCACGCCAACCCGTGCGGCATCGCGGTCGGCGTGGACGTCGCCGAGGCGCATCGCAAGGCGCACGCGTGCGACCCGGTTTCGGCCTACGGCGGCGTCATCGCGACGAACCGGCCGGTCAGCCGCGAGGCGGCCGAGCAGATCGCCGAGGTCTTCACCGAGGTCGTGCTGGCGCCGGACTTCGACGCCGAGGCACTGGAGATCCTGCAGCGCAAGAAGAACATCCGGCTGCTGAAGCTGCCGGCGACCGACGCGTCGCCGGTGGAGTTCCGCCCGATCTCCGGTGGCGTGCTGGTGCAGACCGTCGACGCGATCGACGCGCCCGGTGACGACCCGGCGTCGTGGACGCTGGCCACCGGCACCCCGGCCGACGAGCGGACCCTGCGTGACCTGGAGTTCGCGTGGCGGTCGCTGCGCGCGGTGAAGTCGAACGCGATCCTGCTCGCCGCGGACGGCGCGACCGTCGGCGTCGGCATGGGCCAGGTCAACCGCGTCGACTCCTCGCGGCTCGCGGTGTCGCGGGCGGGGGACCGGGCCAAGGGCTCGGTCGGCGCGTCGGACGCGTACTTCCCGTTCCCCGACGGCCTGGAGGTGCTGGCCGAGGCCGGGGTGAGGGCGATCGTGCAGCCCGGCGGCTCGATCCGGGACCCCGAGGTGATCGCGGCCGCGGAGAAGGCCGGTGTCACGATGTACCTGACGGGGACGCGCCACTTCGCGCACTGA
- the purN gene encoding phosphoribosylglycinamide formyltransferase: MELPTPVKLVVLASGSGTLLQALLDATARSGFPAKVVAVGADRTGIEALTRAERVSIPSFTVRVADHPDRAAWDKALTEAVAAYQPDLVVSAGFMKILGEQFLGRFTVINTHPALLPSFPGMHAVRDALEAGVKVTGSTVHFADAGVDTGPIIAQEAVVVESDDTEDVLHERIKAVERRLLVETIERLGRGGCTVDGRKVTFREH, from the coding sequence TTGGAGCTGCCCACCCCGGTGAAGCTCGTCGTGCTCGCGTCGGGCTCCGGCACTCTCCTGCAGGCGCTGCTGGACGCCACCGCGCGGTCGGGCTTCCCGGCCAAGGTCGTCGCCGTCGGGGCCGACCGCACCGGCATCGAAGCGCTGACCCGCGCCGAGCGCGTGAGCATCCCGTCGTTCACCGTCCGCGTCGCCGACCACCCCGACCGGGCCGCCTGGGACAAGGCGCTGACCGAGGCGGTCGCGGCCTACCAGCCCGACCTGGTCGTCTCCGCGGGCTTCATGAAGATCCTCGGCGAGCAGTTCCTCGGCCGGTTCACGGTGATCAACACGCATCCGGCGCTGCTCCCGTCCTTCCCCGGGATGCACGCGGTCCGCGACGCGCTCGAGGCCGGCGTCAAGGTCACCGGCTCGACCGTGCACTTCGCGGACGCCGGGGTCGACACCGGGCCGATCATCGCCCAGGAGGCGGTCGTCGTGGAGAGCGACGACACCGAAGACGTCCTGCACGAACGGATCAAGGCCGTCGAGCGCAGGCTGCTGGTGGAAACGATCGAGCGACTCGGCCGCGGTGGCTGCACCGTGGACGGACGAAAGGTGACATTTCGTGAGCACTGA
- a CDS encoding DUF6350 family protein produces the protein MRIMELLTDDPRPPGEAVDDPEPGAGPSRAARVRVLLAAALGPLVTGYAAVAAVLALITLTAERAVFSATGVLLAAGPGWLAAHQVRLDLGGHPLGVLPVLPTLGALVLAARTASGAAARLGCRSPREALPVFVTITGAHALCGLAVALGTRGSVATASPLVAFAVPGLLAALASAAGIVRCCGLPDVVAERVDPLALRGLRAGALGLAVLVAVGAGVFTVATAVSWRTVADMYEPAFGSSFGLFLLSVLYLPNAVTAALSFVTGPGFSIGDLNVGMFGYRGGAVPGVPLLGGLPEHHAAWWPALLALPAATGVLVGWSLRKVDADPAQRIRAVAVAGAVVALGCVALGSLSGGRLGDGPFDPVSVPVGVASVVAFCWIVIPGSFVAFFAGEHEPPAPPEALEDNEAFQDAEEVDADEAAQAVEEIEASEEDEEAPEEPGEDTEFEAEADAELDLEEPVLSGESGVAEDPAPPPGSVAEADEAVTGGTETCGDVEPDEPDR, from the coding sequence GTGCGGATCATGGAGCTGCTCACCGACGACCCCCGCCCGCCGGGTGAAGCGGTGGACGACCCCGAACCCGGCGCCGGACCCTCGCGCGCGGCGCGGGTGCGGGTGTTGCTCGCCGCCGCGCTCGGCCCGCTGGTCACCGGCTACGCCGCCGTCGCGGCCGTGCTGGCGCTGATCACGCTCACCGCCGAACGCGCCGTCTTCTCCGCCACCGGTGTGCTGCTCGCCGCCGGGCCCGGCTGGCTGGCCGCCCACCAGGTGCGTCTCGACCTCGGCGGTCACCCACTCGGTGTGCTGCCCGTGCTGCCGACGCTGGGCGCGCTCGTGCTGGCCGCGCGGACGGCGTCCGGCGCGGCCGCCCGCCTCGGCTGCCGGTCGCCCCGCGAAGCGCTGCCGGTGTTCGTCACGATCACCGGTGCGCACGCGCTGTGCGGGCTGGCCGTGGCGCTCGGCACGCGCGGCTCGGTGGCGACGGCGAGCCCGCTGGTCGCCTTCGCCGTGCCCGGCCTGCTCGCCGCGCTGGCCTCGGCCGCGGGCATCGTCCGGTGCTGCGGGCTGCCGGACGTCGTCGCCGAGCGCGTCGACCCGCTCGCCCTGCGCGGCCTGCGGGCCGGCGCGCTGGGGCTCGCGGTGCTGGTGGCCGTCGGGGCCGGCGTGTTCACGGTCGCGACCGCGGTGTCCTGGCGGACCGTCGCCGACATGTACGAGCCGGCGTTCGGCAGCAGCTTCGGGCTCTTCCTGCTTTCCGTGCTGTACCTGCCGAACGCCGTCACGGCCGCGCTGTCGTTCGTCACCGGCCCCGGCTTCTCGATCGGCGACCTGAACGTCGGGATGTTCGGGTACCGCGGCGGCGCGGTGCCCGGCGTCCCGCTGCTCGGCGGCCTGCCCGAGCACCACGCGGCGTGGTGGCCGGCGCTGCTCGCGCTGCCCGCGGCGACCGGCGTGCTGGTCGGCTGGTCGCTGCGCAAGGTCGACGCCGACCCGGCGCAGCGCATCCGCGCCGTCGCCGTGGCCGGCGCGGTGGTCGCGCTCGGTTGTGTCGCGCTGGGCTCGCTGTCGGGCGGACGGCTCGGCGACGGCCCGTTCGACCCGGTGAGCGTGCCGGTCGGGGTCGCGTCGGTCGTGGCGTTCTGCTGGATCGTCATCCCGGGGTCGTTCGTGGCGTTCTTCGCGGGCGAGCACGAGCCGCCTGCGCCACCCGAAGCGCTCGAGGACAACGAAGCGTTCCAGGACGCCGAAGAGGTCGATGCGGACGAAGCGGCCCAAGCCGTCGAGGAGATCGAAGCGTCCGAAGAGGACGAGGAGGCGCCCGAAGAACCCGGCGAAGACACGGAGTTCGAAGCGGAGGCCGACGCCGAGCTGGACCTCGAAGAACCCGTCCTTTCCGGTGAATCCGGCGTCGCCGAAGACCCGGCACCGCCACCCGGAAGTGTCGCCGAAGCGGACGAGGCTGTGACCGGAGGCACCGAGACCTGCGGCGACGTCGAGCCGGACGAGCCCGACCGTTAG